In one window of Acaryochloris thomasi RCC1774 DNA:
- a CDS encoding type I polyketide synthase, with translation MHDFSTLVELLRYRAQHQSDQTAFIFLQDGETESARLTYSDLDRQARAIATQLQSLGMADERALLLYAPDLSFVTAFFGCLYAGAIPVPAYPPRSKQMMARLEAVITDAQAKVALTTAGLLSKIEQQLGGLLSLQCLATDTLDVALADGWQEPQLTAQNLAFLQYTSGSTGNPKGVMVSHGNLLHNSSLIYDFFGHSAKSQGVIWLPPYHDMGLIGGVLQPLYAGFPVALMPPVAFLQKPVSWLRAISNFRATTSGGPNFAYDLCARQVKPEQCEGLDLSHWNLAFTGAEPIRAETLDLFAETFAPYGFKREAFYPCYGMAETTLITTGAVHQDPPVLKTICEEGITHNRVVSGTPDQPGTRTVVSSGRVPADLKVAIANPDTLTSVDNSGIGEIWVSGPSVAQGYWQQAEKTEQTFNAYLKDTKAGPFLRTGDLGFLQDGELFVTGRLKDLIIIRGRNHYPQDIEATVEQSHEALRPACGAAFSMEVEGEERLVIAQEVQRTAIRRLDSDAVTAAIRKAVVQQHQLQPWQIVLLKTGSIPKTSSGKIRRFACRQGVVENNLNVLGQWIDPASAQPLEQNVCESSSESPRPQPTSAMAEAIQDWLRNNIARRLGLQTADIDPHQPFSESGLDSMAAVQLTGELQDWLGRSLSPTLVYDYPSIAALAHYLGTEAVIQAPQIEGHAVEAIAVVGMGCRFPRAENPDAFWNLLSNGVDAIQKGCSRVPHAPGGYLEQVDQFDAQFFGISPREAEYMDPQQRLLLEVVWETLEQAGIPPHQLAQTATGVFIGMSSSDYAQMPQDVSAYSGTGNAHSIAANRLSYLLDLRGPSLAVDTACSSSLVAVHLASQSIRQGECDQALVGGVNLILSSTLTDTFAQAGMLAADGRCKTFDDSADGYVRGEGCGVVLLKRLSQAQADGDNVLAVIRGSAINQDGRSNGLTAPNGPAQQAVIHQALAQAQVTPDQISYVDAHGTGTSLGDPIEMSALKTVLLQDRDPEQPCWIGSVKTNIGHLEAAAGIAGLLKIVLALQHESIPPHLHLNEINSLIDLKGTPLDVPTQHRAWSQAQRFAGVSSFGFGGTNAHVVIEAAPQVAEVPPTPQPDRPWHLLTLSAKTEPALRELVLSYVDHLQTSPNLADLCYSANTGRSSLEYRFAAVSDSISTLEQRLTDYLEGKKTAHSGAAGGSQTAFLFTGQGSQYSGMGRQLYKTQPLFREILERCDRILQNYLDQSLLDILYPPNAASESTLERDLLDQTAYTQPALFAVEYALCRLWQSWGIQPAVVMGHSVGEYVAACVAGVFSLEDALKLVATRAHLMQKLPQTGAMVAIFASATRVQEMLQPYAASATIAAENGPENIVVSGDHQTIESMVADLTTAGIKMRWLRVSHAFHSQLMAPMLDAFRQVANEVSYRLPHLPLISNVTGQRAAEELTHADYWCQHILETVRFESSLQTLNTMGCQTFLEIGPQPTLLGMGRRCLPKSTGAWLPSLRRQQADWLQLLQSLGTLYTQGLAPNWSQFEAGYHRQRLPLPTYPWQRQRYWLEPKTLPINASETSVVQWIKQGQTEPLARWLQQSMALSADQAALLPTVVNHLVEQHQQEQQTSALEDCLYQVDWQPQSVDASAVATGRWLLLMDPAGEALATQLETQGHTCLRVYAGAAYHHQGQKWRIDPSQPADWKRLWAEALTDEQPPLAGILQLWNLASDRPEALAQIADCQAVLYLLQTLTAALPTALKLQPRFWIVTQEAIRLPSDQNMEQRLAQSSLWGLGKVLALEHPHLWGGLVDVDTLGSAALLAELAHPHTETQVALRGQQRYVARLQRSQVPVQNVKQAICHPQGTYLITGGLGALGLQVAQWLVTQGARSLVLVGRNAPSAAAIEVLQCLEEQGVVISTAPVDICDRNQLPTLQSTLASSPPLRGVIHAAGVLKDGILEQQTWEQFQQVMAPKVTGAWNLHTLTQDQPLDFFVMFSSAASLLGSPGQGNYAAANAFMDALAHFRRQQQLPALSINWGPWAQAGMAVQNEKTLTASGIDPIPVAQGLRLLEMLIANGEAFPAQVGALSVRWSDLGSYASSPYLQALIQAKPSVRESRIFETLKEMNICDRTSHLTHYLQQQIAHVLHLQPANIDIEENLLEKGCDSLMMMELLNQIQQDLQLMLYPREFYDRPRIQVFAAYLAEEFERSHGAQPLTDASDLEEDLDTDFQTFATPTAKPTTTDPPSDRLPGIVFILSSPRSGSTLLRVMLAGHPRLLSTPELHLLPFETMAERAKDLSLSNLGEGLQRVLMDLKGLGVKTSQSLIQDLVQRSSPIQNVYAMLQELAGSRLLVDKSPTYAMSLETLGRAEEIFADAKYIHLVRHPYAMIESFVRMRMDKLIGAGDGNPYRIAESIWTRSNQNVLQFAKTLGSDRHHLIHYEDLVSEPQKVMQRLCTFLGIPFDPSVLQPYDGQRMTDGLHQQSLSLGDPNFLKHNRVEKALGDAWRKIRLPHKLGNFARHITLQLGYDLPEAEPEPGAMLAETSLSLGDLELCLCTWGPEEGPLVLCLHGILEQGAVWDPIAAQLAAQGYRVIAPDLRGHGKSGRTVTYQLQDFLADLDQLVPKLTDQPVTLIGHSLGSVVTALFASVRPQWVRQLILVETILPAAENNTDPANQLLTHLDYAASPPEHSLLTDQAAAAHRLQQATPSLSPQFAQLLAERATQTDGVGVRWRWDPILRTRTSLRGAPFDREGYLQLLRRIQMPVTLVYGDRSRFNRPQDLSDQQAALPHAQQITLPGGHNIHLDASAELSQQILALLDSAEVQTREQH, from the coding sequence ATGCATGATTTTTCGACGTTAGTTGAGCTGCTGCGTTACCGCGCCCAACACCAATCTGATCAGACCGCATTCATCTTCTTGCAAGACGGTGAAACGGAATCGGCGCGACTCACCTACAGCGATCTTGATCGACAGGCCCGTGCGATCGCAACTCAACTCCAGTCTTTGGGAATGGCTGACGAGCGGGCGCTACTGCTGTATGCCCCAGACCTGAGCTTTGTTACGGCATTTTTTGGCTGTCTCTACGCAGGGGCGATTCCCGTCCCGGCCTATCCGCCGCGCTCTAAGCAAATGATGGCCCGCTTAGAGGCCGTGATTACGGATGCCCAGGCTAAGGTCGCTCTGACAACCGCAGGTCTACTGAGCAAAATTGAGCAGCAGTTGGGGGGGCTATTATCGCTCCAGTGTCTAGCAACGGATACATTAGATGTGGCGCTGGCTGACGGCTGGCAGGAGCCTCAGCTAACGGCCCAAAATCTTGCTTTTTTGCAGTACACCTCTGGCTCCACCGGTAACCCCAAGGGGGTCATGGTCAGCCACGGTAACTTGCTGCATAATTCTTCTTTGATTTACGACTTCTTTGGTCACAGCGCTAAAAGTCAGGGCGTGATCTGGCTTCCGCCTTATCACGATATGGGATTGATTGGTGGCGTTCTGCAGCCGCTCTATGCGGGGTTCCCGGTGGCTCTGATGCCGCCCGTGGCGTTTTTGCAGAAGCCCGTGAGCTGGTTGCGAGCAATCTCTAATTTCAGGGCGACAACCAGTGGTGGTCCCAATTTTGCCTACGATCTCTGTGCGCGACAGGTGAAGCCTGAGCAGTGTGAAGGTCTAGATCTAAGCCATTGGAATCTAGCTTTCACAGGGGCGGAGCCGATTCGGGCTGAGACCCTTGATTTATTTGCAGAGACCTTTGCGCCCTACGGGTTTAAGCGCGAAGCCTTTTATCCCTGCTACGGGATGGCGGAGACGACGCTGATTACGACGGGGGCTGTTCATCAAGATCCGCCGGTTCTCAAAACGATTTGCGAGGAGGGGATTACCCACAATCGTGTGGTGTCAGGAACTCCCGATCAGCCCGGAACGCGCACGGTGGTCAGTAGTGGGCGGGTGCCCGCAGACTTGAAGGTTGCGATCGCAAATCCCGATACTCTGACTTCAGTCGACAACAGCGGCATCGGAGAGATCTGGGTTTCTGGCCCCAGTGTCGCCCAAGGCTACTGGCAGCAAGCTGAAAAAACAGAGCAGACCTTCAACGCTTATCTGAAGGATACCAAAGCTGGTCCCTTCCTCCGCACAGGCGATTTAGGCTTTCTGCAGGACGGAGAGCTATTCGTCACAGGACGCCTCAAAGATCTGATTATTATCCGGGGACGCAACCACTATCCTCAAGATATCGAAGCGACAGTGGAGCAGAGCCATGAAGCCCTCCGTCCTGCCTGCGGTGCTGCTTTCTCCATGGAAGTAGAGGGAGAAGAGCGTCTCGTCATTGCCCAAGAGGTCCAGCGAACCGCGATTCGACGATTGGATAGTGACGCCGTGACCGCCGCAATCCGCAAAGCTGTTGTTCAGCAACATCAACTCCAGCCTTGGCAGATTGTTCTGCTCAAGACCGGCAGCATTCCCAAGACCTCCAGCGGTAAAATTCGACGATTTGCTTGCCGCCAGGGTGTGGTCGAAAATAATTTAAATGTTTTGGGTCAGTGGATTGATCCCGCATCTGCCCAACCGCTCGAGCAAAACGTTTGTGAGTCGTCGAGCGAGTCGCCGAGGCCTCAGCCTACATCTGCAATGGCAGAGGCTATCCAAGACTGGCTGAGAAACAATATTGCGCGGCGTTTGGGCCTGCAGACGGCTGATATTGATCCTCATCAGCCCTTTTCTGAAAGTGGCTTAGATTCGATGGCTGCCGTTCAGCTCACGGGAGAGCTACAGGACTGGTTAGGCCGGTCTCTGTCACCCACCTTGGTCTATGACTATCCCTCGATTGCAGCCTTAGCGCACTACCTGGGCACTGAAGCCGTTATTCAGGCTCCGCAGATAGAGGGTCATGCCGTAGAAGCGATCGCGGTTGTCGGCATGGGCTGTCGTTTCCCTAGAGCAGAAAACCCTGACGCTTTTTGGAATCTATTGTCCAACGGCGTAGATGCCATTCAAAAGGGCTGTAGCCGCGTCCCCCACGCTCCGGGTGGCTATCTAGAGCAGGTTGATCAGTTTGACGCTCAATTCTTCGGCATTTCTCCCCGTGAAGCGGAGTATATGGATCCGCAGCAGCGCCTTTTGCTAGAGGTGGTTTGGGAAACCCTAGAGCAGGCCGGCATCCCGCCCCACCAGCTCGCGCAGACGGCCACGGGCGTCTTCATCGGCATGAGCAGCTCTGACTATGCTCAAATGCCGCAGGACGTGAGCGCCTATTCCGGTACCGGCAACGCCCACAGTATTGCCGCCAATCGCCTGTCCTATCTGCTTGATTTGCGCGGCCCTTCTCTCGCGGTGGATACGGCCTGCTCCTCTTCACTAGTTGCGGTGCATCTCGCTAGCCAGAGTATCCGCCAGGGGGAATGCGATCAGGCGCTCGTCGGCGGCGTCAATCTGATTTTATCCTCAACCCTGACCGACACCTTTGCTCAAGCCGGAATGCTGGCCGCGGATGGCCGCTGTAAAACCTTTGACGACAGCGCCGATGGCTATGTGCGCGGTGAAGGCTGCGGCGTTGTGTTGCTCAAGCGTCTATCGCAGGCCCAGGCCGATGGCGACAATGTTCTGGCCGTGATTCGGGGTTCCGCGATCAATCAAGATGGTCGCAGCAACGGCCTCACGGCACCCAACGGTCCCGCGCAGCAGGCGGTGATTCATCAGGCTCTCGCGCAGGCCCAGGTGACGCCGGACCAAATTAGCTATGTGGATGCCCACGGCACGGGAACGTCTCTCGGTGACCCCATCGAGATGAGCGCTCTCAAGACGGTTCTACTCCAGGATCGAGACCCCGAGCAGCCCTGCTGGATTGGGTCGGTGAAAACGAATATTGGTCATTTAGAAGCAGCGGCGGGAATTGCCGGACTGCTGAAGATTGTGCTGGCGCTGCAGCATGAATCCATTCCTCCCCATTTGCACCTAAACGAGATCAACAGTCTGATCGATCTGAAGGGAACGCCCCTTGACGTGCCGACGCAGCATCGGGCATGGTCGCAAGCTCAAAGATTTGCTGGGGTGAGTTCCTTTGGCTTCGGCGGCACCAATGCCCATGTGGTGATCGAGGCTGCGCCTCAAGTAGCTGAAGTGCCTCCGACCCCTCAGCCTGACCGGCCTTGGCATCTGCTAACCCTATCGGCGAAGACCGAACCCGCGTTGAGGGAATTGGTTCTTAGCTACGTTGATCATCTGCAGACCTCGCCGAACCTAGCGGATCTTTGCTATTCAGCGAACACAGGGCGCTCGTCCCTGGAGTATCGCTTTGCCGCAGTATCGGATTCGATTTCAACGCTGGAACAACGGCTGACGGACTATCTCGAAGGGAAAAAAACGGCGCATAGTGGTGCGGCAGGGGGATCTCAAACAGCCTTTCTATTCACGGGGCAGGGGTCTCAGTATTCGGGGATGGGGCGACAGCTCTATAAGACACAGCCTCTATTCCGAGAGATTTTAGAGAGATGCGATCGCATCCTTCAGAACTACCTTGACCAGTCCCTCCTCGACATTCTCTATCCTCCGAACGCTGCGTCTGAGTCTACGCTTGAGCGAGATCTGCTCGATCAGACCGCCTATACGCAACCGGCTCTATTTGCCGTGGAATACGCCCTCTGTCGGCTGTGGCAGTCCTGGGGCATTCAGCCCGCCGTGGTGATGGGGCACAGTGTCGGGGAATATGTAGCGGCCTGTGTGGCCGGTGTCTTCTCTCTAGAAGATGCTCTAAAGCTAGTGGCGACGCGCGCGCATCTGATGCAGAAACTGCCGCAAACGGGAGCGATGGTGGCTATCTTTGCCTCGGCAACCAGAGTGCAGGAAATGCTGCAGCCCTATGCTGCCTCGGCAACCATTGCGGCTGAAAACGGGCCAGAGAACATCGTGGTTTCAGGAGATCACCAGACCATTGAATCGATGGTGGCCGACCTTACCACTGCGGGTATTAAAATGCGGTGGCTGCGGGTTTCCCATGCCTTTCACTCGCAGCTAATGGCCCCCATGCTGGATGCCTTTCGTCAGGTAGCGAATGAGGTAAGCTATCGTCTGCCTCACTTACCCTTAATCTCTAACGTTACCGGACAGCGGGCTGCAGAAGAATTGACGCATGCCGATTACTGGTGTCAGCACATTCTGGAAACGGTTCGCTTTGAGAGCAGCCTGCAGACCCTCAATACAATGGGATGCCAAACATTCTTAGAGATCGGGCCGCAGCCCACGCTGCTGGGGATGGGACGGCGTTGTCTACCCAAGAGCACAGGGGCATGGTTACCCAGTCTGCGGCGGCAGCAGGCTGATTGGCTGCAGCTTTTGCAGAGTTTAGGGACGCTTTATACCCAAGGGTTGGCCCCCAATTGGTCTCAATTCGAAGCCGGATATCACCGTCAGCGTCTACCGTTGCCCACCTATCCTTGGCAGCGGCAGCGTTATTGGCTGGAGCCAAAGACTCTCCCGATCAATGCCTCAGAAACCTCAGTTGTGCAGTGGATTAAGCAGGGGCAAACGGAACCGCTGGCGCGGTGGCTGCAGCAGTCGATGGCGCTTTCGGCAGATCAGGCGGCGCTTCTCCCCACGGTCGTTAACCACTTGGTTGAGCAGCACCAGCAAGAACAGCAGACTTCTGCTCTAGAAGACTGTCTCTATCAGGTGGACTGGCAGCCGCAGTCTGTGGATGCCTCTGCAGTGGCGACGGGCCGCTGGCTGTTGCTGATGGATCCGGCGGGCGAAGCGCTGGCAACGCAGTTAGAGACCCAGGGACATACATGCCTGCGGGTCTATGCGGGTGCGGCCTACCACCATCAGGGCCAGAAATGGCGGATCGATCCGAGTCAGCCAGCAGACTGGAAACGCCTCTGGGCTGAGGCTTTGACGGATGAGCAGCCACCGCTGGCGGGCATCCTGCAGCTCTGGAATTTAGCGTCAGATCGGCCTGAAGCACTGGCGCAGATCGCAGACTGTCAGGCCGTTCTTTATCTCTTGCAAACCCTGACGGCGGCGCTGCCCACGGCGCTGAAGCTGCAGCCCCGATTTTGGATTGTCACCCAAGAGGCGATTCGATTGCCATCGGATCAGAACATGGAGCAGCGGCTGGCACAGTCTTCTCTCTGGGGTCTCGGCAAAGTCTTAGCGCTGGAGCATCCTCACCTTTGGGGTGGTTTGGTTGATGTAGACACCTTAGGCTCGGCGGCACTGCTAGCTGAGCTGGCACACCCCCACACAGAAACGCAGGTTGCACTTCGAGGACAGCAGCGCTACGTGGCCCGTCTGCAGCGCTCGCAGGTCCCTGTTCAAAACGTGAAACAAGCAATTTGTCACCCGCAAGGCACCTACCTAATCACGGGTGGCCTGGGAGCGTTAGGTCTGCAGGTGGCGCAGTGGCTGGTGACCCAAGGCGCGCGATCGCTGGTGCTGGTGGGTCGTAACGCCCCCTCTGCAGCGGCGATAGAGGTGCTGCAGTGCCTAGAAGAACAGGGTGTTGTGATCAGTACGGCACCAGTTGATATTTGCGATCGCAACCAGCTCCCCACTCTCCAGTCAACCCTTGCATCTAGCCCACCTCTACGGGGCGTCATTCATGCTGCTGGCGTTTTGAAGGACGGCATCTTAGAGCAGCAAACCTGGGAGCAGTTTCAGCAGGTCATGGCTCCAAAAGTCACGGGTGCCTGGAACCTCCACACTTTGACTCAGGATCAGCCCCTCGATTTTTTCGTGATGTTTTCGTCAGCGGCTTCGCTTTTAGGCTCTCCGGGACAGGGGAACTACGCCGCTGCTAATGCCTTCATGGATGCCCTGGCTCACTTCCGTCGTCAGCAACAGCTTCCGGCTCTGAGCATTAATTGGGGACCGTGGGCACAGGCAGGCATGGCCGTCCAGAATGAGAAGACGCTGACGGCTAGTGGTATTGATCCCATTCCGGTGGCTCAAGGACTGCGTCTACTGGAGATGCTGATTGCGAATGGAGAAGCCTTCCCCGCTCAGGTGGGGGCGCTGTCGGTGCGTTGGTCAGACTTGGGTTCCTATGCCAGCAGCCCTTATTTACAGGCTTTGATACAGGCAAAGCCTAGCGTTCGTGAATCGCGAATCTTTGAAACGCTTAAAGAGATGAATATTTGCGATCGCACCTCCCATCTCACCCACTATCTGCAGCAGCAGATTGCCCACGTCCTGCATCTCCAGCCCGCCAATATTGATATTGAAGAGAACCTGCTAGAGAAGGGATGCGATTCTCTAATGATGATGGAGCTACTGAATCAGATCCAGCAAGATCTGCAGTTGATGCTCTATCCCCGCGAGTTCTACGACCGCCCCCGCATCCAAGTCTTTGCCGCCTACCTTGCCGAAGAATTTGAGCGCAGCCACGGTGCTCAGCCCCTAACCGATGCGTCTGATCTAGAAGAAGACCTCGACACCGATTTCCAGACTTTTGCTACGCCGACCGCCAAACCCACCACCACGGATCCCCCGAGCGATCGGCTCCCCGGCATTGTCTTTATTCTGTCGAGTCCCCGTTCCGGTTCCACCCTGCTGCGCGTTATGCTGGCGGGGCATCCGAGGCTGCTCTCAACACCAGAACTGCATCTGCTGCCTTTTGAAACAATGGCCGAACGGGCCAAAGATCTGTCGCTGTCGAATCTGGGCGAAGGCCTGCAGCGGGTGCTGATGGACCTCAAAGGGCTAGGAGTCAAAACCAGCCAGTCACTGATTCAAGATTTGGTGCAGCGGTCCTCACCGATTCAAAACGTCTACGCCATGCTGCAGGAGCTGGCCGGCAGCCGCCTACTGGTGGATAAGTCTCCCACCTATGCCATGAGTCTTGAGACCTTAGGCCGAGCTGAAGAAATCTTTGCCGACGCCAAGTACATTCATCTGGTGCGGCATCCCTACGCCATGATTGAATCCTTCGTCCGCATGCGAATGGATAAGCTGATTGGGGCGGGTGACGGTAACCCCTACCGCATCGCTGAAAGTATCTGGACCCGTAGCAATCAAAATGTGCTGCAGTTTGCCAAAACCTTGGGCAGCGACCGCCATCACTTGATTCATTACGAAGATCTCGTGAGCGAGCCACAAAAAGTGATGCAGCGGCTCTGTACCTTTCTCGGGATTCCCTTTGACCCTTCAGTGCTGCAGCCCTACGACGGTCAGCGGATGACCGATGGGCTCCATCAGCAGTCGCTTTCCCTCGGCGACCCGAACTTCTTGAAACACAACCGTGTTGAAAAAGCCTTGGGTGATGCCTGGAGAAAAATTAGACTCCCCCACAAGCTCGGAAATTTTGCCCGTCACATCACGCTTCAACTGGGCTATGATCTGCCCGAGGCTGAACCTGAACCCGGTGCAATGCTGGCGGAAACCTCGCTCTCGCTGGGCGATCTAGAACTCTGTCTCTGCACCTGGGGGCCAGAAGAGGGTCCTCTCGTTCTCTGTCTACATGGCATCCTAGAGCAGGGAGCCGTTTGGGATCCGATTGCGGCGCAGCTTGCAGCGCAAGGGTACCGGGTCATCGCTCCCGACCTGCGAGGACACGGGAAGTCAGGCCGTACGGTCACTTACCAGCTCCAGGACTTTTTAGCAGATCTCGACCAGCTTGTTCCAAAACTAACGGATCAGCCGGTTACTCTAATCGGGCATTCTCTGGGTTCAGTGGTTACCGCCCTGTTTGCCAGCGTGCGGCCTCAGTGGGTACGGCAGTTGATCCTGGTTGAAACGATTTTGCCTGCTGCTGAGAACAATACCGATCCAGCCAATCAGCTCTTGACCCATCTTGATTATGCTGCGTCTCCGCCGGAGCATTCCCTGCTAACAGATCAGGCTGCTGCCGCCCATCGTTTACAGCAGGCTACCCCCAGCCTCTCGCCCCAGTTCGCTCAGCTTTTGGCGGAACGCGCCACACAGACTGACGGCGTAGGAGTGCGCTGGCGTTGGGATCCGATCTTGCGGACGCGCACCAGTTTGCGCGGTGCGCCGTTTGATCGAGAGGGCTATCTGCAACTTTTGCGGCGCATTCAAATGCCGGTGACTCTCGTTTATGGTGACCGCAGTCGCTTCAATCGTCCCCAAGACTTAAGCGATCAGCAGGCTGCTTTACCCCATGCCCAGCAAATCACGCTGCCGGGAGGGCATAACATTCATTTAGATGCATCCGCAGAGCTATCTCAGCAGATTTTGGCTCTTCTGGACTCGGCAGAGGTTCAAACCCGTGAGCAACACTAG
- a CDS encoding NB-ARC domain-containing protein, producing MPQSTLTASTIGLKQAQKALQSLGLSQRGLASAIQLAHEYAFVSRGVIDKFFNGLPIRNEGFVLICKTLNLDWAGIVGLETSPTVQEASEPFSTQPTQQHRVKTETVGINRAVVDSPTNLPRSGIKDFVGRNEPLQQLHRQLQASERAEISVISGMGGIGKTELALQYALQSYQQQTYPGGICWLQAQEQNIGAQIVDFAQVQLGLNVPQELPLEQQVAFCWRYWPPGSVLVVLDHVIDYRSVEHYLPSAKSRFKVLITTRQAQLAEGLISLQLDVLSEAGGLDLLRSLIGTARINQELQSAKELCQRLGCLPLGLNLVGSYLARKLDWSLDQMLEELATKGLATPALDKTLPGMTAQHGIVAAFNMSWKSLNEEGRRLACFLSCFAQAPIPWILVEGALGWDRSTLEELRDEQLFGLHLLERLDNGVYRLHHLVWEFFREQLENDETCAEVKHAFCRQMIAVAKWMPQTATFRQLRIAEVVIPHLTEALAISTSHELRRVLFSELRQIIVIELRQLIFSMIKRLIASPLRRVVLS from the coding sequence ATGCCGCAATCAACGCTGACAGCTTCTACCATCGGACTCAAGCAGGCTCAGAAAGCACTGCAGTCCTTAGGTCTGTCCCAAAGGGGCTTAGCCTCTGCAATTCAGCTGGCTCATGAGTATGCCTTTGTGAGTCGAGGGGTCATCGACAAATTTTTCAACGGCCTCCCGATTAGAAATGAGGGGTTCGTTCTCATTTGCAAAACTTTGAATCTAGACTGGGCAGGGATTGTAGGGCTAGAGACATCACCTACAGTACAGGAAGCATCGGAACCTTTTTCGACACAGCCAACTCAGCAGCATCGAGTAAAGACCGAAACGGTGGGCATCAACCGAGCTGTAGTGGATAGCCCGACGAACTTACCTCGCAGTGGCATTAAAGACTTTGTTGGACGTAACGAACCACTACAGCAACTGCACCGACAACTACAGGCCTCAGAACGAGCAGAGATTTCAGTGATTTCAGGCATGGGAGGCATTGGCAAAACAGAACTAGCGTTACAGTATGCTCTACAGTCCTATCAGCAGCAGACTTACCCAGGCGGGATCTGTTGGCTACAGGCCCAAGAGCAGAACATCGGAGCACAAATTGTTGATTTTGCTCAGGTTCAGTTGGGTCTAAACGTACCGCAAGAGTTGCCCCTAGAGCAGCAAGTTGCCTTCTGCTGGAGGTATTGGCCCCCTGGCTCTGTACTTGTAGTTTTGGATCACGTCATAGACTATCGCAGCGTCGAACACTATCTACCAAGCGCAAAATCACGCTTCAAGGTGTTGATAACAACCCGGCAGGCTCAGCTTGCCGAAGGATTAATATCGCTACAGCTAGACGTTTTGAGCGAAGCGGGGGGACTAGATCTCCTACGTTCTTTAATAGGGACAGCGCGGATCAACCAGGAGCTACAATCCGCGAAAGAGCTGTGTCAACGGCTGGGCTGCCTGCCCTTGGGTCTAAATCTCGTAGGCAGCTACTTAGCGAGAAAGCTTGACTGGTCTTTAGATCAGATGTTAGAGGAGTTGGCGACGAAAGGCTTAGCAACGCCCGCTCTAGATAAAACCCTACCGGGAATGACCGCCCAACACGGAATTGTTGCGGCCTTTAATATGAGCTGGAAATCACTGAATGAAGAGGGACGACGGCTGGCCTGCTTTCTAAGCTGTTTTGCTCAGGCTCCCATTCCGTGGATTTTAGTAGAAGGCGCACTGGGGTGGGATCGGTCAACGCTGGAGGAATTACGAGATGAGCAGCTGTTCGGTTTACATTTGCTGGAGCGGTTAGACAATGGCGTCTATCGCTTGCATCATCTCGTGTGGGAATTTTTTCGAGAGCAGCTCGAAAATGACGAGACGTGCGCAGAGGTGAAACACGCATTCTGTCGTCAGATGATTGCTGTTGCTAAATGGATGCCGCAGACCGCAACGTTCCGACAGCTCCGAATTGCAGAAGTTGTGATTCCTCATCTAACCGAGGCGTTGGCGATCTCAACATCGCATGAACTCCGACGGGTACTCTTTTCCGAGCTTCGGCAGATCATTGTCATTGAGTTGCGCCAGCTAATCTTCAGCATGATTAAGCGGCTCATTGCCAGTCCGCTCCGGCGAGTTGTGCTCAGCTGA